The following coding sequences lie in one Streptomyces venezuelae genomic window:
- a CDS encoding ABC-F family ATP-binding cassette domain-containing protein has protein sequence MTATLVAKDLAAGHGDRTLFAGLDLVVAPGDVIGLVGANGAGKSTLLRLLAGLDVPEGGELRLSPATASVGHLPQEPDRRPGETIRAFLARRTGVAEAQRTMDRDTQALVDGAPGADDAYAASLERWLALGGADLDERAEEIADSLGLAVSLDQPMTSLSGGQAARAGLASLLLSRYDVFLLDEPTNDLDLAGLERLESFVRGLRAGTVVVSHDREFLTRTVTKVLELDLAQQQINLYGGGYDAYLEERDTSRRHAREEYEEYADKKAALQSRALMQRSWADKGVKNARRKAKSGGGDNDKIGRNFRADASEKQAAKARQTQRMIERLDVVDEPRKEWELRMEIAAAPRSGAVVASLRDAEVHRGAFTLGPVTLQIDWADRVAITGANGSGKSTLLGALLGRVPLDEGHAALGSGVLVGEVDQARALFHGEESLLDAFCAAVPDTEPAEVRTLLAKFGLKADHVLRSAATLSPGERTRAGLALLQGRGVNLLVLDEPTNHLDLPAIEQLETALDAYKGTLLLVTHDRRMLDAVHVTRRLEVAEGKVTELPL, from the coding sequence ATGACCGCAACCCTCGTCGCCAAAGATCTCGCCGCCGGCCACGGCGACCGCACCCTGTTCGCCGGGCTCGACCTCGTCGTCGCCCCCGGGGACGTCATCGGGCTCGTTGGGGCCAACGGAGCGGGGAAGTCCACCCTGCTGCGGCTGCTCGCGGGGCTCGACGTCCCCGAAGGCGGTGAGCTGAGGCTCTCGCCGGCCACCGCCTCCGTGGGACACCTCCCGCAGGAGCCGGACCGCCGCCCGGGCGAGACCATCCGCGCGTTCCTGGCCCGCCGCACCGGCGTGGCCGAGGCGCAGCGGACCATGGACCGGGACACCCAGGCACTCGTGGACGGCGCCCCGGGCGCGGACGACGCGTACGCGGCCAGCCTGGAACGCTGGCTGGCGCTCGGCGGCGCGGACCTCGACGAGCGCGCGGAGGAAATCGCCGACTCGCTCGGGCTCGCCGTGAGCCTGGACCAGCCGATGACCTCCCTCTCGGGAGGCCAGGCGGCCCGCGCCGGACTCGCCTCCCTGCTCCTCTCCCGCTACGACGTGTTCCTCCTGGACGAGCCGACCAACGACCTCGACCTCGCGGGTCTGGAGCGGCTCGAAAGCTTCGTGCGCGGCCTGCGCGCCGGAACGGTCGTCGTCAGCCACGACCGCGAGTTCCTCACCCGCACCGTCACCAAGGTCCTGGAACTCGACCTGGCCCAGCAGCAGATCAACCTCTACGGCGGCGGCTACGACGCGTACCTGGAGGAGCGCGACACCTCCCGGCGGCACGCCCGCGAGGAGTACGAGGAGTACGCCGACAAGAAGGCCGCGCTCCAGAGCCGCGCCCTGATGCAGCGTTCCTGGGCCGACAAGGGCGTCAAGAACGCCCGCCGCAAGGCCAAGTCGGGCGGCGGCGACAACGACAAGATCGGCCGGAACTTCCGCGCCGACGCCAGCGAGAAGCAGGCGGCGAAGGCCCGCCAGACGCAGCGCATGATCGAGCGCCTGGACGTCGTCGATGAGCCCCGCAAGGAGTGGGAGCTGCGGATGGAGATCGCCGCCGCACCCCGCTCGGGCGCGGTCGTCGCGAGCCTGCGCGACGCGGAGGTCCACCGGGGCGCGTTCACGCTCGGCCCGGTCACCCTGCAGATCGACTGGGCGGACCGGGTGGCGATCACCGGCGCGAACGGCTCGGGCAAGTCGACGCTGCTGGGGGCGCTCCTCGGCCGCGTCCCCCTGGACGAGGGCCACGCCGCGCTCGGCTCGGGTGTCCTGGTCGGCGAGGTCGACCAGGCACGCGCCCTGTTCCACGGCGAGGAGTCCCTGCTCGACGCGTTCTGCGCGGCGGTGCCCGACACCGAACCCGCCGAAGTCCGCACGCTGCTCGCCAAGTTCGGCCTGAAGGCGGACCACGTCCTGCGCTCGGCGGCGACGCTGTCGCCCGGCGAGCGGACCCGCGCGGGCCTCGCGCTGCTCCAGGGCAGGGGCGTCAACCTGCTCGTCCTCGACGAGCCGACGAACCACCTGGACCTGCCCGCGATCGAGCAGCTGGAGACGGCCCTGGACGCCTACAAGGGCACTTTGCTGCTCGTCACGCACGACCGCAGAATGCTGGACGCGGTCCACGTGACGCGTCGCCTGGAGGTGGCGGAGGGCAAAGTGACGGAACTGCCACTCTGA